AACTTTCAGGTGACAGAGCTGGACCGCCTGTCTCCTCTCCCAGCTGGCCTCCCTGGTGGGAGGGGGTTATGAAAGGACAGTGCAAAGGTCGGAGGTCAGGATGTTGACTCCTAGGTGGGTAGGACATCTGGCTCCCTGGCCAGGCCACCATCCAAACTCCTACCTGCCTGCCCCCATTTTAACCCCAACTGGACCCCTGCTGACCAGTGTCCCCCATAcccagggggaaaaaacaggaaCTGGGgaataaataatcaataaatgggtttccctggtggctcagacggtaaagaatctgcctgcaatgctggcggcccaggttggatccctgggtcgggaagatctcctggagaaggaaccggcaaaccactccagtattcttgcctggagaatcccatggacagaggagcctggcgggcttggggtcgcaaagtgttggacacgactgaacgactcaGTGTGGggaataaataatttattgaagTTGGAGGAATAAATAAGATACCTGGGTGCGGTTACAAATAACTGTAAAAAGCATTGACTTGTATATACAGAAAGGCGCTCCTGGCCTagggggcggggcctgagcccggggaggggcggggccttcCGCGGAGGCGATCCGGCGCCGGGTCGCGGGCGCCCCCCAGAGGTAGACGGCTTATTTACAACGGAGGAGAAGGCGCGAGGTCTCCCTGGGTCCCTAGTCCGCGTGGCGCCTCTCCGCCCGGCGAGGGCGCCGcgcccccagggcccagccccGGCGGCCTGCGGGCCCGCCCTGCTGCGAGCGCCCGCGGAGCTGCACCCCCTGCACGATCCTCTGCACCCAGGAGCGATGGGCGGCCAGACTGATGTAGACCCCAGGCCGGTTGCGCTCCGCACAGCCCTCGCCCCAGCTGATGACGCCCGCCAGCAGCCAGGTGCCCTCGACCTGGCACATCAGGGGGCCTCCGGAGTCGCCCTGCGGAGAGGAAGGAAGGTGAGGGGCCCGCGTGGGCCAAGGGGTGGACCGAGCCCAGCACCCGCGCCGTAGCAGGTGGCGGACGGGCCATTTCTCCAGACCCTGGGGGTTACGGAGCCGTAACTAGCGCCCCCTTCCCAGGCTCACTCCTGGTGAGAAGTACCTAGTGCTAGACCGTCTCCCTCACAGCCCCGGAGGCAGAGGAGCGAGGGTTGTGATCTGCCTCACTGATGAGAAAACCACGGCTCAGAAAGAAGAGTGTCTCAGACCGGGTGTGCAAGGTCCCACAGTCCGCCATCCTCCTCCCTGTAGCCCGCTGagggaggcggggggcggggggcaggacCATAGCACCCCCTCCTTGGATGCGGCTCCCTGAGAATGGGGTCAGGCACACCATTGGTGCTCACCATGTCTGATGTATGAGCAAAGGCAAGAACCGCCGAGCCAAGCTGGGGCTGGGTTCTGTAGGCATCTCTCTGTCTAGGGGGACTGCCAGGTCAGGGCAGATTCTAGACGGAGGCCCGGCAAGGCGAGGGTGATGGAGCTgagtggggcagggctgggaaggAGGAGACTGCTCACCAGACAGGCGTCGCGCGCCCCCTCCAGGTAGCCAGCACACAGCATGTCCTCGGTGATGGCGCCCTGCCCGGCTCCCCGCCAGTACAGGCGGCCGCAGGTGGCCGAGTCGATGATGGGGACCTTCAGCTTCTGGAGGGtctgagggtggggcaggggcactgggagcagagaggagagagtcAGCTTGGGAGGCTCTCCTGCTGGCCTCAGTTCCCTCCATTTTCCTTAGCAGCGTTTCTCAAAGGCTAAGTGGATCAACTCTGTCAGACTCTGCCAGGATGCCTGCAGAAAACCCAAATTCCAGGACTCCACTCTAGACCTACTGAATCCTAAAGGAACGTGCAGCCTGAAATTCTGAATCTTTAATGAGATCTCTGATGCCCACAAGAAGGTTCAAACCAATGACCCTGCTTGTCAGGTCTCAGGCACTACTTTATCCAGCTCGTGGACTGCTACAGACCAATGGCCGCTGGATGTTGAATGTTATCGGGACTTGAAGGACCTCCCCATCCCCTAGAGGGATTGTAGACCCTAGGGTTGGTTGGTCACTTTCCCCAGTCCATAAATCCAGCTTTCCCAGGAGCCCCTAAGAATGACCATTCAGGGTCAGTGGGATTCCCCAGATGCCCAAAATGGTGTCATTTCTCTTAATTCTTCTGAAATTTGGTTAAAGTCccattttcttacattttgtcCTTTCTtaatctctcctctctcccccctctctctttctaaacacacacacacacacacacacattacagcTTCTCTGCTTCTTACTTTCTAATCTGCTTTGTGTTCTAGATGAGGTTTTCCAAACTTCCAGACTTGGTTTGTCAATTATATTTTACCTTCATGGAGATTTCATTTTATCCTAGGAATTTTGCCTGCAATTGTGTCATGATGCCACCAGGGGGCACCTATTTCTGATTTGGAATCAGGGCTGTTCTCATATTCACCTGGTTGGGCTTGGCCCCACAGAAAtctccagtgtgtgtgtggtcagtcactaagtggtgtcagactccttgcaaccccatggactgtagccctccaggctcctctgtccttgggatttccaggcaagaatactggagcaggttaccatttccttctccgggagatctttccaacccagggatcaaactggcatctcctgtgtctcctgcattggcaggcgaatttttaaccactgagatacctgagaagccccagaaacCTATCAGTCTTTCCTATATCACTTCATAGCTTGGTTGATCTGGCAGTCAGAACACAGCCAAAGTTACCTTTAAACTAGACCTGATCTGAAGTTGTCCACCTTGGTTTCTAGGTCATCACATCTCTGGGCTGCAGACCATCTTTCTTCCTCTGGATCATGCTCAGCCCCTGCCCTCTGTTCTTTGCCACCCATGGGACCtgtatctcccagtgtttgctaccctctgcccccacccatccccaccccggAAGAAGCCGCACCTCCATCGTGGATGCTCCCCCAGCCAGCAATCCAGCAGTTGGTGTCCGAAGAGAGCTGGACGGTGGAGTCAGGCAGGCAGATGGGCAGGACGCGCTCAGAGAACTGAATGGCGCGCTCCAGGCGCACCAGGGCGATGTCAGCACGGGAGCCCTCCTTCCAGGAGTACACAGGGTGGGGCTGCACCCAGGCGATACCCACCTCCTGGGACCTCGGGCCAGGGTTCCCCAGCTGCCAGGCCCCCAGCAGCACAGAGAACTGGGTTGGTTTGTCCAGATTACTAGAAGGAAGAGGGCAGGGGTGGCATCAGCCAGGAGCTGCTGGGTGGCCAGGAAGGGCCTGGGAAGGGTTTCTGGGGAATGGGACGCACATGAAGGCCCCTGGAGTgcaaaacaggggcttccctggtggctcagtggtaaagaacccgcctgcaatgcaggagacaggggttcaatccttgggttgggatgaacccctggagaagggaatggctacccactccagttgttcttgtctgggaaatcccatggacattggagcccagagggctatcgtccatggggtcacaaagagccagacaagactggGCACACACTCGCTGCATGCAAAAGGGGCTTCTGGGCGGAAGCCGGAGCTCTCCTGAGGGACTTAAGACCGGGCGGAGGCCCGGAAACCGGGGCTGGGTGGGCAGCCTGGGGTCCGGGAACCCGAGTGGAGGGGCGGGTGGAGTGCACGTACTCCTTGAAGCAGTGGGCGGCCGTGAGCACCCAGCGGCTGGTGAGCAGGGAGCCCGCGCAGTGGTGAGTGCCGTTCTTCTGGATGCTCACGACCCAGGGCCACTCGGCGTCCGAGCTGTCCTCGCCCCCCACGATCCGGTTCAGCTGCAGGCGCTTCCCGCAGGCTGGCGGCCCTggcggcaggggtggggtgggggggtggtctgTCACACTCTGGGCGCCGTCCGTCCCCCTTCCAGCTCCCTTTCCCGCTTCGAACACCGAGGCCTGTGCGCCGCTCTCCCTTCAACCCGGCCCGGCCACCTGCCCGCCCTGACCCTtccatcctctgccctccccgAGCTGGGCACTCCGTGATCTAGTCCCCTGGTCCTTTCACCTGCTGGGGCAGCGCAGTCACCCCCccgctccacacacacacacacaccccgcctcTCCTCTACACCTTGACCCTCTGGGCCTCCTCTCCGGCGTGCCTTCTTCTCCAGCTCAAACCCTCTCTTGCCCCCACTGCCCACTCCTGACCTGCCCCCCAcagatagacacacagacaccGCCCTGCCCTTcaggcttcctccctcccctgcttCCCTGAGGTCAGCTCAGACTCACCAGCCGTCTTGACAGCATCTAGGGTGGCTGAgggcaagagaaagaaagggtcAGGCCGGTGGAGGGGCATTCCCGTGCCCTGCGACCCTCCCCAGTAGCTGAGTTTCCGGGCCTCGGGGTCACGCTGCCGGGTGGGGCATTTCCCGGAGCCTGGGCAGGGCGGGCGGGCAGACACCTCAGGCCCTGTGTGAGCAGCGGCCTCGGCCTCCCTGTAGCTTCGTGTCCAGCCTGTGCCCTGGGGGCTGTCGGGGGCCAAGTCTGGGGGATGGGTCTCATGGTGGGTGAGCATGAGAACCCCCTCACAGGCCCCAGGTCTGGATGCTGCCCTCCCCAGCAGTGGACCAAGGAGACGGGGGAGACAGGAGTGGAAGGGAAGAGGGTAAAGAAGCTGAGCCAAGCGCCCTGAGCGCTGACCGGGCCTAGGTGTACCTGCAGTGTTTGCTGTGAGTCTCATGGCTgcgggggaaactgaggctcagagcaggcaAACAACAAAACAGAGAGGCCGAGACAGCAGGGTAGAGGAGAGGAGGGACTCAGGAGGACCAGAGGAAGCAGGGTGGACAGGGGGGAAGGTCCGGGCCGGCAGGCCCTCAGGACTCACCTGGAGCAGCCAGAATCAAGAGGGAGGCCAGGACCCGGAGGCAGGGTGCCCCCAGCAAGGGGGGAGTCGCGGGAACCGCCATGGCGCGCCGACGGGAGTGCCTGGTTCCCCCGCAGGCCGCCCCAGGTTTTATCCTGGGAGGCGGAATGCCGTCGGACCAGTCCCCCGAGTGAGTGGCGGTAGGTCACAGGGAGGGGTGGGGCTTCGGGGAGGAAATAAGCCGTTAAGGGGTCTGGGGGGTGGGCTTCCAGCTGGGCCCTCTACCTGGGGCCTGCATCGGGGCTCTGCAGGGGCAAGGCTGGGCCTTGACATTcactggggggtggggcagaggaaggCCCCCCCAAGCTTGAAAGGGACGTTGTTCTGGCGCcgggtggggaagggaggcacTGGACCCCGCAGGCCCGGAAGCTGGGTGTGGGCTGTTGGGAAGGCCCCGGGGCCTCCGGGAGGTGGGGGCTGGCGAGGGGCTGCCAGAGGTTCCCTAACGGGCCCTGTGACTCAGCGGGAGACCTGGCCCAGCCTGGGGCTCCGGATCCCGTTAACCCACTTCCCGAAGGCCCGTGAATCAGGCCCCCAGGAGCCGCCTGTCCCGGGTCCACCCTCCTGTGGGCCCTGTCACTGGGCAGCAGAGGACTCATCTCACCTGGATGTCCGGGACGCCCGGGCGGGGCAGCCAGCTGTCCAGGTGGCCGAGACGGATGTGGCTGCCTGCGGAGGGCTGGGAGGCCCCACACCCCGCCCCTGGTCTCCCAGGACCACCCCCCCACACTCCTCACTGGGGGTCAGAGGGCTGCTGACTAGTGCTTGAGGGGGGAGCCCAAGGAGCAGGGGTGGTGTTGGATCCAGGTGCTTCCCTGAGTAGCCTGCCTGCCTGATCCCGGAGCTCCCACCCTGCAATCTGCCTTCCAGACACCCACACCCCAAGCAGGAGGAGTGGGGCTTTCTCCAAGATGAACTGTGTATCTCTGACGTTCCGTCATTTGATCCACAAACTTTGTGCTGGCCTTCACTGTGAATGGACATAACAGCAggtaaaccagtccatcctaaaggaaatcaaccctgattgttcattggaaggactgatgctgaagctgaagctccaatactttagccacctgatgtgaagaactgactcattggaaaagaccccagcgctgggaaatattgaaggcaggaggagaaggggatgacagaggatgagatggttggatgatatcaccaactcaatggacatgaatttgaacaaactccaggaaatagtgaaggacagggaagtctggtgtgctgcagtccatgaggttgcaaagagtcagacccgacttggCAACTCCTCTTTCATCAGCTCTgctaaagcctatgactgtgtggatcataacagactgtggaaagctcttaaagagatgggaataccagaccatcgcacctgtctcctgagaaacctgtatgcaggtcaagaagcaagttagaaccccGTACGGAACGACTGACTGGTTCAGGACTGAGAAGGCGTGCGCCTGGCCGTCCGccgtcaccctgtttgtttaacctccACCCTGAGCAGagcatgagaaatgccgggctggatgagttacaagctggaatcaagataggcgggagaaacgtcaacaacctcagatatgcagatgataccactctaatggcagaaagcaaagaggaactaaagaacctattgatgagggtgaaggaagagagtgaaaaagccaacttaaaactaaatgttaaagaaaactaatatcatggcatctgaccccatcacttcatggcaaatagaaggggaaagggtagaagcagagacagatttcctcttcatgGGCTCTATAATCACcgtggatggtggctgcagccatgagaACAACAATAGCCACCCCCCTTTAATCTGCAAAGTctctattattattcccattctgCAGGTGAGCAAACTGAGCCCACTTAGGGAGGTtagtgacttacccaaggt
The sequence above is drawn from the Cervus canadensis isolate Bull #8, Minnesota chromosome 32, ASM1932006v1, whole genome shotgun sequence genome and encodes:
- the PRSS22 gene encoding brain-specific serine protease 4 — its product is MAVPATPPLLGAPCLRVLASLLILAAPATLDAVKTAGPPACGKRLQLNRIVGGEDSSDAEWPWVVSIQKNGTHHCAGSLLTSRWVLTAAHCFKDNLDKPTQFSVLLGAWQLGNPGPRSQEVGIAWVQPHPVYSWKEGSRADIALVRLERAIQFSERVLPICLPDSTVQLSSDTNCWIAGWGSIHDGVPLPHPQTLQKLKVPIIDSATCGRLYWRGAGQGAITEDMLCAGYLEGARDACLGDSGGPLMCQVEGTWLLAGVISWGEGCAERNRPGVYISLAAHRSWVQRIVQGVQLRGRSQQGGPAGRRGWALGARRPRRAERRHAD